In a single window of the Nicotiana tomentosiformis chromosome 10, ASM39032v3, whole genome shotgun sequence genome:
- the LOC104109959 gene encoding uncharacterized protein produces MCKKFTRIEFKHIPRIQNEYSFHVDDDLDGKSWYYNIKRFLRTREYAESATNGEKRPLKRLANHFFLNAEVLYRRTPDLGLLRCVDVAEETRLLEEIHSGTCGPHMNGFTLSKKILRARYIWMTMESDRIRYMKKCH; encoded by the coding sequence ATGTGCAAGAAGTTCACAAGGATAGAGTTCAAACACATTCCCAGGATCCAGAATGAGTACTCATTCCATGTAGATGACGATCTGGATGGCAAGTCATGGTACTACAACATCAAAAGGTTCCTTAGAACAAGAGAGTACGCAGAGAGTGCCACCAACGGTGAGAAGCGACCACTTAAAAGGCTAGCCAATCACTTTTTCCTTAATGCGGAAGTCCTGTATAGGAGGACCCCAGACTTGGGTCTGTTAAGATGTGTAGATGTTGCTGAAGAAACCAGATTGCTAGAAGAAATACATTCAGGGACatgtggacctcacatgaatggctTCACCTTATCCAAGAAGATTTTAAGAGCCAGATACATTTGGATGACAATGGAAAGTGATAGAATCCGTTATATGAAGAAGTGTCACTAG